The following proteins are encoded in a genomic region of Haloarcula marina:
- a CDS encoding transglutaminase domain-containing protein, translating to MTLALLCIASFGLSAPLLQSGPTASVSPAGDAMPGQAQSALPVGGMSGAGVSDTGDGEQASSSSSTGSGGAGAGSDARSSEVGDGSGGDPTGAATNTAWDQAALERSLSQSADGGLTSTAGGGTGGATSSESGATAGGEASEQQVGTETGGDGSATATPSGGSGSGESGAEGDDGGNSAGSGPTADCTRADATRLGLDGAALVDVVGDTCGIGPQEDPYWRVASYATYTGVGWAPSDAERRRPSSDYPASGQTVRLRYTVVNETDAAPVPWRPTAVSGLGGPQLTGAGVEQPATLENGTTFTAAATLPSWSPRTLQRAGRDYPDAVERRYTALPSDTPERLDRLSERVTRNASTPYESAVLVEQWLQTEKGYSTQIDRPDGTVATAFATEMERGYCMYFATTMVAMLRTQGVPARYVSGYSPSAGQTADGDLKIDRAKAHAWVEVYFPETGWVTFDPTPSDRETLRETGTTRASVAAPTAAPDFAPVTTDASQQSGGDLPPEITDVNIRYDGRVVPGNEIGVIVTADGNRVGDAVVTFNGKRVGRTDSLGRVRGVVPYVAEFDVDVFKARETSDDASRSGTQTDGGQTDGTQSDSTDGQQSGPRDGGGQTQDGTSSGGASQSGESAGGQSPGGQSPAEAASGGGDGPVTLPGSITIPDSTVLYHVEILGVSDGESEETRSVSSGRAPDSRASPSFAPVFAQQSDDGTRDLNTTIGLSNIETRTPGTNATIRAEIEGIPVRDATVAVDGVPVTTTDGNGEASVAVPYSESFTVTVTRGDARGERTYTGIDTDIDVTAPTLSNETVDTPGTNATVRADINGVAVPNATVRVAGDIVAQTDRDGAATVTVPYRNEYAIAVRRSGAAGRTAVRGTDLNVSLAVGDQRRPGREVRVRATVDGVPVRDATVAIGGQRVGETDADGVARVSIPYVREGPVTVRRAEASGQRAFAVVTDTALTIAGDPVPGREHRVTATLGGAAFRGAAVFVDGERRATTGENGTATVTVPYAERLNVTVRRGELDERTTAPLPTDINVTLSGHPIPTQRVTVNTTIAGYPVANATVRRGENGSVVARTAENGTFTATVPFLPPRSAFALTVTRGAASGAVTRTLLPFYGGLALLLVGVAGGLQRRYGLLGRAVRGGEATAGLTRRTVRAVVDTVLKLGEVVAAAGRAVVGVGRRVLTAVRDALRQAPTLLAGIAALAGSLAAWLRTLPAQLRRLPARLRAVFTSSPSLDADGPGPSDPAVMRAGDDESGPDEATVETVVDAWVTLAENTPRTALTETPARVATAATAYGYPTRQVRRITEAFQRVRYGHYSLDTDRLQSVTEAADTLRSPDEGDGDDPDTVGDREEGGDR from the coding sequence GTGACGTTGGCGCTGCTCTGCATCGCGAGTTTCGGGCTCTCGGCCCCGTTGTTGCAGTCGGGGCCGACAGCGTCGGTGTCCCCCGCTGGCGACGCGATGCCGGGACAGGCACAGAGTGCGCTCCCAGTCGGTGGGATGTCAGGTGCAGGGGTCTCCGACACGGGCGACGGCGAACAGGCGTCCTCCTCGTCCTCGACGGGGTCGGGCGGCGCGGGGGCGGGAAGTGACGCCCGTTCGAGCGAGGTCGGTGACGGGAGCGGCGGCGACCCCACGGGTGCCGCGACGAACACGGCGTGGGACCAAGCGGCGCTCGAACGGTCGCTGTCGCAGTCGGCCGACGGCGGCCTCACGTCGACCGCGGGCGGTGGGACCGGTGGCGCGACGAGTTCCGAATCCGGAGCGACGGCCGGTGGCGAAGCGAGCGAGCAACAGGTCGGAACCGAGACCGGCGGTGACGGGTCAGCGACCGCTACCCCGTCGGGAGGGAGCGGGAGCGGCGAGAGCGGCGCTGAAGGCGACGACGGCGGCAACAGTGCGGGCTCCGGTCCGACCGCCGACTGCACGCGAGCGGACGCCACCAGACTCGGCCTCGACGGGGCGGCGCTCGTGGACGTGGTCGGCGACACCTGCGGCATCGGCCCGCAAGAAGACCCCTACTGGCGCGTGGCGTCGTACGCGACGTACACGGGGGTCGGATGGGCCCCGAGCGACGCCGAGCGTCGGCGACCGTCGAGTGACTACCCCGCGAGCGGACAGACCGTCCGCTTGCGCTACACCGTCGTCAACGAGACGGACGCGGCCCCGGTCCCGTGGCGACCGACCGCCGTCTCCGGCCTCGGCGGGCCACAGTTGACGGGCGCGGGCGTCGAGCAACCGGCGACGCTCGAGAACGGGACGACGTTCACCGCCGCGGCGACGCTACCGTCCTGGTCGCCCCGGACCCTCCAGCGTGCCGGGCGGGACTACCCGGACGCCGTCGAACGACGGTACACGGCGCTCCCGAGCGACACGCCGGAGCGCCTCGACCGCCTGAGCGAGCGCGTGACGCGCAACGCGTCGACGCCCTACGAGTCGGCGGTCCTCGTCGAGCAGTGGCTCCAGACCGAGAAGGGCTATTCGACCCAAATCGACCGACCGGACGGCACCGTCGCCACGGCGTTCGCCACCGAGATGGAGCGGGGCTACTGCATGTACTTCGCGACGACGATGGTCGCGATGCTCCGGACGCAGGGCGTCCCCGCGCGGTACGTCAGCGGCTACTCACCGTCCGCGGGCCAGACCGCAGACGGCGACCTCAAAATCGACCGTGCGAAGGCCCACGCGTGGGTCGAGGTGTACTTCCCGGAGACCGGTTGGGTCACCTTCGACCCGACGCCGTCCGACCGGGAGACGCTCCGCGAGACGGGAACGACCCGGGCGTCCGTCGCCGCGCCGACCGCCGCCCCCGACTTCGCGCCGGTCACGACGGACGCCAGCCAGCAGTCCGGCGGCGACCTGCCGCCAGAGATTACCGACGTCAACATCAGATACGACGGGCGCGTCGTTCCCGGCAACGAAATCGGCGTCATCGTCACCGCCGACGGGAACCGCGTCGGGGACGCCGTCGTGACGTTCAACGGGAAGCGAGTCGGGCGCACGGACTCCCTCGGTCGGGTTCGCGGCGTCGTCCCGTACGTCGCGGAGTTCGACGTCGACGTGTTCAAAGCGCGGGAGACGAGCGACGATGCGAGCCGATCGGGCACGCAGACCGACGGCGGCCAGACGGACGGGACGCAGTCCGACAGCACCGACGGCCAACAATCCGGCCCGCGGGACGGCGGGGGGCAGACGCAGGACGGCACGTCGTCGGGCGGGGCTTCCCAGTCCGGGGAGTCGGCCGGCGGCCAGTCACCGGGCGGCCAATCGCCCGCCGAAGCCGCCAGCGGCGGGGGCGACGGTCCCGTCACCCTCCCGGGGTCCATCACGATTCCCGACTCGACGGTCCTGTATCACGTCGAGATACTCGGCGTGAGCGACGGCGAGAGCGAGGAGACGCGGTCGGTCTCCAGCGGTCGGGCCCCCGATTCGAGGGCGTCGCCGTCGTTCGCGCCGGTGTTCGCCCAACAGAGCGACGACGGGACCCGCGACCTGAACACGACCATCGGCCTCTCGAACATCGAGACGCGGACGCCCGGCACGAACGCGACGATTCGGGCCGAAATCGAGGGGATTCCCGTCCGGGACGCCACCGTCGCCGTCGACGGCGTCCCCGTGACGACCACCGACGGGAACGGGGAGGCATCGGTCGCCGTCCCCTACAGCGAGTCGTTCACCGTGACGGTCACGCGCGGGGACGCCCGCGGCGAACGGACCTACACCGGTATCGACACCGACATCGACGTGACCGCGCCCACCCTGTCCAACGAGACGGTCGACACGCCGGGGACGAACGCGACGGTCCGGGCCGACATCAACGGCGTGGCCGTCCCGAACGCCACGGTCCGGGTCGCCGGAGACATCGTCGCACAGACCGACCGCGACGGGGCGGCGACCGTCACCGTTCCCTACCGGAACGAGTACGCCATCGCCGTCAGACGCAGCGGTGCGGCGGGGCGAACCGCCGTTCGCGGGACGGACCTGAACGTCTCGCTGGCCGTCGGGGACCAGCGGCGACCCGGCCGGGAGGTCCGGGTGCGCGCGACGGTCGACGGGGTTCCCGTCCGAGACGCCACCGTCGCCATCGGCGGGCAACGGGTCGGCGAAACCGACGCGGACGGGGTCGCACGCGTGTCTATCCCCTACGTCCGAGAGGGGCCGGTGACGGTGCGACGCGCCGAGGCCAGCGGCCAGCGAGCCTTCGCCGTCGTCACCGACACCGCCCTCACTATCGCCGGCGACCCGGTTCCCGGGCGAGAGCACCGCGTCACCGCGACGCTGGGCGGGGCCGCGTTTCGCGGGGCCGCCGTCTTCGTCGACGGCGAGCGACGGGCGACGACCGGTGAGAACGGGACCGCGACCGTCACCGTCCCCTACGCCGAGCGCCTGAACGTGACCGTCAGGCGCGGCGAACTCGACGAACGAACGACCGCGCCGCTCCCGACGGACATCAACGTCACCCTCTCCGGCCATCCGATTCCGACCCAGCGGGTGACCGTCAACACGACCATCGCTGGCTACCCCGTCGCGAACGCGACGGTGCGCCGCGGCGAGAACGGAAGCGTCGTGGCCCGGACCGCCGAGAACGGGACGTTCACCGCGACGGTCCCCTTCCTGCCGCCGCGGTCCGCGTTCGCCCTGACAGTCACTCGCGGCGCGGCCTCCGGTGCGGTCACGCGGACGCTGCTCCCGTTCTACGGCGGTCTCGCGCTCTTGCTCGTCGGCGTCGCCGGTGGCTTACAGCGCCGCTACGGACTGCTCGGGCGGGCCGTTCGGGGCGGCGAGGCCACGGCGGGCCTGACTCGCCGAACCGTCAGAGCCGTCGTCGACACCGTCCTCAAACTCGGCGAGGTGGTCGCCGCCGCCGGTCGTGCGGTCGTCGGCGTCGGTCGGCGCGTCCTGACCGCCGTCCGAGACGCCCTCCGGCAGGCCCCGACGCTGCTCGCCGGTATCGCGGCGTTGGCCGGGTCGTTGGCCGCGTGGCTTCGGACGCTCCCCGCCCAACTCCGGCGACTCCCGGCCCGCTTGCGGGCCGTGTTCACCTCGTCGCCGTCGCTGGACGCCGACGGTCCCGGCCCGAGCGACCCGGCGGTGATGCGGGCCGGAGATGACGAGTCGGGCCCCGACGAGGCGACGGTCGAGACGGTCGTGGATGCGTGGGTGACCCTCGCCGAGAACACGCCCCGGACGGCGCTGACCGAGACGCCCGCGCGGGTGGCGACGGCCGCGACGGCCTACGGCTACCCCACGCGGCAGGTCCGGCGGATTACCGAGGCGTTCCAGCGGGTACGCTACGGCCACTACTCGCTCGACACTGACCGCTTGCAGTCGGTCACGGAGGCCGCCGACACGCTCCGGTCACCGGACGAGGGCGACGGCGACGACCCGGACACTGTCGGTGACCGAGAGGAGGGCGGGGACCGATGA
- a CDS encoding DUF7269 family protein produces the protein MIRTLIRLTKLLVVGALVGGAAVGLLRPAAYPPVVGTALGLVETETPLLWVAVGAVAGLVTAAITTTQARTRRAELDVGTPELASSSEESVVQRDLEDRIERVRAEGDDAAVDPQSVVADLRRAVVTLVAETEQLPTEAARERVRDGSWTDDAYVAAVLSPDDERRPSLPTRVWEWFLGPRAVARRVARIERALLAYVEERQSGGDIDE, from the coding sequence ATGATACGGACCCTGATTCGCCTCACGAAGTTGCTCGTCGTCGGCGCACTCGTCGGCGGGGCGGCCGTGGGACTGCTCCGTCCGGCGGCGTACCCGCCGGTCGTGGGGACCGCCCTGGGACTCGTCGAGACGGAGACGCCCCTGCTGTGGGTGGCTGTCGGGGCCGTCGCGGGCCTCGTCACGGCGGCCATCACCACCACGCAGGCGCGGACCCGCCGCGCCGAGTTGGACGTCGGGACCCCCGAACTGGCCAGTTCGAGCGAGGAGTCGGTCGTTCAGCGCGACCTCGAGGACCGAATCGAACGGGTTCGGGCCGAGGGCGACGACGCCGCCGTGGACCCGCAGAGCGTCGTGGCGGACCTCAGGCGGGCGGTGGTGACGCTGGTCGCGGAGACCGAACAGCTACCCACCGAGGCCGCCCGCGAACGGGTCCGCGACGGGTCCTGGACCGACGACGCGTACGTCGCGGCGGTTCTGAGTCCCGACGACGAACGTCGGCCCTCGCTGCCGACCCGAGTCTGGGAGTGGTTCCTCGGCCCGCGGGCCGTCGCCCGGCGCGTGGCCCGCATCGAGCGAGCGCTGTTGGCCTACGTCGAGGAGCGACAGTCAGGAGGCGACATCGATGAGTGA